A stretch of Candidatus Hydrogenedens sp. DNA encodes these proteins:
- a CDS encoding helix-turn-helix domain-containing protein — MEKLKNKFGLKLKERRETLGLTVQQVFEQTRVPIQYIVAFEEQNFNVLTRNPNVRAFLESYCHYLNIDPRPYYDVYLEWLRMQRSTDAPSKTAGKNVISREEPIILPSWLEPVITWSIVLSVLILSWFVYNFFTQSIREAPSTKANASTVEAPAIHFEEDF; from the coding sequence ATGGAAAAATTAAAAAACAAATTTGGGCTGAAATTAAAGGAACGTCGGGAAACATTAGGCTTGACGGTTCAACAGGTCTTTGAACAGACCCGCGTTCCTATCCAATATATCGTTGCATTTGAAGAACAAAATTTTAATGTACTAACTCGTAATCCTAATGTCCGAGCATTTTTAGAATCCTATTGCCATTATTTAAATATTGACCCACGTCCTTATTATGATGTTTATCTCGAATGGCTCAGGATGCAACGCTCTACAGATGCTCCTTCGAAAACCGCGGGTAAAAATGTAATATCTCGCGAAGAACCTATTATTTTACCTTCATGGTTGGAACCTGTTATTACATGGAGCATTGTTTTATCTGTATTGATTTTATCATGGTTCGTATACAATTTCTTTACACAATCAATACGTGAAGCACCATCAACCAAAGCGAATGCAAGTACCGTTGAGGCTCCCGCTATCCATTTTGAAGAAGATTTTTAA
- the alr gene encoding alanine racemase, translating to MEELAKSSIRLNNKDTTYENGNNTAMSRAIIDLDAYRHNVQVVRNLVGSHVHIIAVVKANAYGHGVIPIAKCAEAWGVNMLAVANIEEGIKLRENGIKIPILVLLQPYEDELSAIIDYQLTQLISEADILKKISELAVRARVTVPVHCKIDTGMGRQGFNIDTAITEIRKVVHLPHIDLEGIATHFPCADEENDAFTINQIRIFSKLLNEFENNGIPYEFAHAANSPAIINYPKSHFDAVRPGLMTYGIWPTKKIKDKDILKPILRWETRVIQVRTLNAGNTIGYGRTFTATHDMDVAILPVGYADGFRSQLSNGGEVLIHGCRCPVRGNVSMDQIVVELKTPRTVKRGDTATLIGKDGNEEITVEEFATRAGTITYDVLTGIGNRVHRIYINEERPSHS from the coding sequence ATGGAAGAACTGGCAAAGTCTTCGATTAGATTAAATAATAAAGACACAACCTATGAAAACGGTAATAATACAGCCATGTCCCGAGCTATCATCGATTTAGATGCCTATCGCCATAACGTGCAGGTAGTGCGGAACCTTGTAGGTTCCCATGTCCATATAATCGCAGTTGTCAAAGCAAATGCTTATGGACATGGTGTCATTCCGATTGCAAAATGTGCTGAAGCGTGGGGTGTCAATATGTTAGCAGTAGCTAACATAGAAGAAGGAATTAAGTTGCGTGAAAATGGTATAAAGATACCTATCCTCGTTCTACTCCAACCCTATGAAGATGAGTTGTCTGCCATTATTGACTATCAGTTAACACAATTAATTTCTGAAGCCGATATTTTGAAAAAAATATCAGAGTTGGCAGTTCGAGCGAGAGTTACGGTTCCTGTTCATTGTAAAATTGATACAGGCATGGGACGACAGGGATTTAATATAGACACGGCAATAACAGAAATAAGAAAAGTAGTTCATCTGCCTCACATCGATTTGGAAGGAATTGCCACGCATTTCCCTTGTGCTGATGAAGAAAATGATGCCTTTACCATCAATCAGATTCGTATCTTCTCCAAACTCCTAAATGAATTTGAAAATAACGGTATTCCTTATGAATTTGCTCATGCTGCAAATTCGCCTGCAATAATAAATTATCCAAAAAGTCATTTTGATGCAGTTCGCCCAGGACTAATGACATACGGTATCTGGCCAACAAAAAAAATCAAGGACAAAGATATATTAAAACCAATTCTTCGTTGGGAAACACGAGTAATTCAAGTACGGACATTGAATGCAGGCAATACCATTGGCTATGGTAGAACCTTTACCGCTACACATGATATGGATGTCGCAATCTTACCTGTGGGCTACGCAGATGGGTTCCGTTCTCAATTATCAAATGGTGGAGAAGTGCTTATACATGGGTGCCGATGTCCCGTACGTGGAAATGTTTCTATGGACCAGATTGTTGTTGAATTAAAAACACCTCGAACGGTAAAACGAGGAGATACCGCAACTCTGATTGGTAAAGATGGCAACGAAGAAATTACCGTAGAAGAATTCGCAACACGTGCAGGAACGATTACATACGATGTTCTTACAGGCATTGGAAATCGGGTCCACCGTATTTACATCAATGAAGAGCGCCCTTCCCATTCATAG
- a CDS encoding NYN domain-containing protein, which translates to MTYHYYIDGYNLLHVLHQHKKTKYNDLEQEREKLIHLLQEFSAISGSKITVVFDGASHEQQNLTHSKNSKTIASVQILFSPRGSDADSVIEHYVYRETEKENTFVVSCDHTLRETCIGMGVYVMRPERFLKYFSQIQHSITIQHKYTPPPPPIDTPLREKLLPFLTKIQNKDK; encoded by the coding sequence ATGACGTATCATTACTACATCGATGGTTATAATTTACTCCATGTCCTACATCAGCACAAGAAAACGAAATACAATGACCTTGAACAGGAACGAGAAAAATTAATACATCTTCTACAAGAATTTTCAGCCATATCTGGAAGTAAAATTACAGTAGTCTTTGATGGTGCTTCCCATGAACAGCAAAATCTAACACATAGCAAAAACTCAAAAACCATTGCCTCTGTTCAGATTTTATTTTCGCCACGGGGCTCCGATGCAGATAGCGTAATAGAACATTATGTTTATAGAGAAACAGAAAAAGAGAATACTTTTGTTGTCTCGTGCGACCATACACTAAGAGAAACCTGCATCGGAATGGGAGTTTATGTAATGCGTCCCGAACGGTTCCTAAAATATTTTAGTCAGATACAACACTCTATTACTATCCAACATAAATATACACCACCACCCCCTCCTATTGATACACCACTTCGTGAAAAATTACTGCCCTTTCTTACAAAAATCCAGAATAAAGATAAGTGA
- a CDS encoding proprotein convertase P-domain-containing protein translates to MARRNAILIFLLFLFPCLCFSDIPRILYVGDSWTYYPWALQDPPALRSVLLRPEMVQQLGGRYIEVGDIALHGATAGDWDTDNLKAEITQKLNEYPTIDIVHISLGGNDINVGWKYHYSWEQTNAVIDTAIQHLRNVIQHCLSVRPNVRVAICGYDYLNISEGYTWGTYTNPYNPFDITIYVASVEQPTQLALWLWEVPVIVFNPQYPWLGWTTIQQVGEYQRHVNDVFIELERRKKDLALSMDRVAYIHSFGTMQARMGIPSLGIGQNYSVLPQGPNEGYGNFPAGYRDLFSPRQAMGANNKNELDPIHLNAQGYIYLMENAVAQVYGAWLKDSDPPFVDAIQIVSDNPPSGDTVAFQVKFSESVRGVDTGDFRLDVRGDVHGAEILRVEGGGDLYTVFVSTPSGNGSLSIDLIDNDTIYDNVWNPLAGMADGTFIYGEYYTIGTGVGGGGDIPNNCPLLPILDEQGRALYPYLGVFWEFGDIDNNGMLDAWEVGPLAEVYCNPTHPLYSELLNAYNTTLRGIRSEPAYASLLQPVEHLVTALLLLDSSMCSAVKNGLSAVLTKPYIPFVINRFGIWIEPFNPNTDIDLDGLSNRQEYQEVMDAGLPFAVRENYIIAVLNPKCPEGIKSEFAESLKYLYELRINIPFMSPICLVCKDPYTTDLDGNQIIDYAQALLEDLILACQTTLHYDIVASAYIHNNIAIKVYLNRLWDGLSRKYWNLPVEQGIGLVVDLGKVEKALTGLLTLGEPSSLAVVKAIFDGANAYLNTEDRINVNVADFNTSASTVLGATGDADDDGVCNLSEYNAVSHDLAGLASFVAHALNPSVRDNGGGCDGVESNNGEEPTQCPLISIVDLEGQALYSLFPELGSWANGDWDGNGMKDSWESALLADVLCDTTYYLNYPARQKYTGNLYRLRNDSTYSIIRDYEHVLAVLMTISQSLADKITKTLGLSGFYYSFKMPPVDGEESCGPGGDPDSDQLSNKIEYNYVIGKGGTREEYVYQAKTPAGGFNVDRCPGLCEPNQPICEPVDFDSLMRTLQKRIRELGFESQLGGYSFDPGSTDINGGYDEQALLIFPNGILDSDEFALINFYMTRSELNPISQHVCNGWNRNVSQMYSDLGGASGLINILAPELHKVLAGYMLLGDDNSVSVPIKAISTAVNAQGIDLGVHIPDLSNYTRLPHILAYNADPDGDGYSNLEEYQCFRLRSRCCYLQGVTRSDWYPSPEQCIELEGEGEEEGIIEGFVEGEGIVEGINEGTVEGEGVVEGAEEGEPINPCAIEPCSIVCGNTEPIMSDFESALVSIYQNPLVNKDPEISDLDGNGIIDRTHAKLVDAVLGNPFLPNHCCVRSAYETNLLLTEEWADEVQSVQPVLFLIIPRDIAVLAIAGLMTLGEEATIRIITDELENSSIPIPVPDINAFDRSSERFLAYNGDADLDGICNLGEYNAVATEINGADIFITNALNPQITYDGGGCPPCIEGEGIVEGNLEGVIEGGNEGDNEGTAEGSSEGTNTNEGEGISEGSIEGEGTVEEGEIECIQFYPFDTPQTIRDAEKTISHIYVDKNFIIEDIEIGIYVIHESLDQLTIWLESPQGDRIYLASRVGGSLNSAYEKVIFDDSAEHSISEGTPPFTGRFKPFQPLSPLIGKNGMGTWKLVIFDWVSGKSGRLIEWRIVFNRSCEFEWNTGNVGDGRIWHSADTNHDWKIQLTELLRVIQLFNSRGFHIEEGTEDGYAPGLEGSKDGLPHHSDYNPQNWQIELAELLRLIQFFNYSEGYSQAPGSEDGFNPGTSGLRPM, encoded by the coding sequence ATGGCGCGAAGGAATGCAATTTTAATATTTCTATTGTTCCTATTCCCTTGTTTATGTTTTTCAGACATTCCCCGAATATTATATGTAGGTGATAGTTGGACGTATTATCCCTGGGCATTGCAGGATCCGCCAGCATTGCGTTCGGTCTTACTCCGCCCAGAGATGGTACAGCAATTAGGGGGAAGGTATATTGAGGTTGGCGACATTGCTTTACATGGAGCAACGGCTGGAGATTGGGACACGGACAATTTAAAAGCGGAGATAACTCAGAAGTTAAACGAATATCCTACGATTGATATTGTTCATATTAGTTTGGGTGGAAATGATATTAATGTTGGCTGGAAATATCACTATTCATGGGAACAAACGAATGCTGTAATTGACACCGCTATTCAACATTTAAGGAACGTTATTCAACACTGTTTAAGTGTGCGACCCAATGTCCGTGTTGCTATTTGTGGATACGATTATTTGAATATATCCGAAGGCTATACATGGGGAACATATACGAATCCCTATAATCCCTTTGATATAACTATTTATGTTGCGAGTGTGGAACAGCCAACTCAATTAGCATTATGGCTTTGGGAAGTGCCTGTTATCGTGTTTAACCCTCAGTATCCATGGTTAGGTTGGACAACTATCCAGCAGGTGGGTGAGTATCAGCGTCATGTGAATGATGTGTTTATAGAATTAGAACGACGCAAGAAGGACCTTGCATTGAGTATGGACCGTGTTGCCTATATTCATAGTTTTGGGACTATGCAGGCGAGGATGGGAATTCCAAGTTTAGGAATAGGGCAAAATTATTCCGTTTTGCCTCAGGGTCCCAATGAAGGATATGGAAATTTTCCAGCGGGTTATAGGGATTTGTTTAGTCCTCGTCAAGCAATGGGAGCCAATAATAAAAACGAGTTGGATCCTATTCATTTGAATGCACAGGGTTATATTTATCTTATGGAGAATGCTGTGGCTCAGGTTTATGGTGCATGGCTAAAAGATTCAGACCCTCCTTTTGTAGATGCTATTCAGATAGTCTCGGATAATCCTCCATCTGGTGATACAGTTGCATTTCAAGTGAAGTTTTCAGAATCGGTTCGCGGAGTAGATACAGGTGATTTTCGATTGGATGTTCGTGGAGATGTTCATGGGGCGGAAATTCTCCGTGTAGAAGGAGGGGGTGATTTGTATACTGTATTTGTTTCAACACCTTCGGGAAATGGTTCTTTGAGTATTGACCTGATAGACAACGATACGATATATGACAATGTTTGGAATCCTTTGGCAGGGATGGCAGATGGAACATTTATTTATGGCGAATATTATACAATTGGAACAGGAGTTGGTGGAGGAGGCGATATCCCTAATAATTGTCCTTTGTTGCCTATTTTAGATGAACAGGGAAGGGCTTTGTATCCTTATTTGGGTGTATTCTGGGAATTTGGGGATATTGATAACAATGGCATGTTAGATGCATGGGAAGTAGGTCCCTTAGCAGAAGTATATTGTAATCCTACTCATCCCCTTTATTCAGAATTGTTAAATGCATATAACACCACTTTGAGGGGTATCCGTTCTGAACCAGCTTATGCCAGTTTGCTCCAACCTGTAGAACATCTGGTTACTGCTCTTTTATTATTGGATTCTTCCATGTGTTCTGCAGTTAAAAATGGATTGAGTGCTGTTTTAACCAAGCCTTATATACCTTTTGTTATCAATCGTTTCGGGATATGGATCGAACCTTTTAATCCTAATACTGATATTGATTTAGATGGGCTTAGTAATCGACAGGAATATCAGGAAGTTATGGATGCTGGCTTACCTTTTGCAGTTCGTGAGAATTATATAATAGCCGTGCTTAATCCGAAATGTCCAGAGGGAATTAAATCTGAATTTGCTGAATCGTTAAAGTATTTATATGAACTTCGTATTAATATTCCCTTCATGTCTCCTATATGTCTTGTATGTAAAGACCCCTATACTACAGATCTGGATGGCAATCAGATAATTGATTATGCACAGGCTCTACTTGAAGATTTAATATTAGCCTGTCAGACCACACTCCACTATGATATTGTTGCCAGTGCTTATATTCATAATAATATTGCTATTAAAGTGTATCTAAATCGATTATGGGACGGATTATCACGGAAGTATTGGAATTTGCCAGTTGAACAAGGCATTGGATTGGTGGTGGATTTAGGGAAAGTAGAAAAAGCCTTAACAGGATTATTGACATTAGGAGAGCCTTCAAGCCTTGCTGTGGTTAAAGCGATATTTGATGGTGCCAATGCATATTTAAATACGGAAGACCGCATTAATGTAAATGTGGCGGATTTTAATACAAGTGCATCTACGGTGTTAGGTGCTACAGGTGATGCGGATGATGATGGCGTATGTAATCTATCTGAGTACAACGCGGTCTCCCATGACTTGGCAGGGTTGGCTTCCTTTGTTGCACATGCTTTAAATCCGTCCGTCCGTGATAATGGTGGAGGTTGCGATGGTGTAGAGTCAAATAATGGTGAGGAACCGACACAATGCCCATTAATATCTATTGTTGATTTGGAAGGGCAGGCTTTATATTCACTGTTCCCTGAATTAGGTTCATGGGCTAATGGGGATTGGGATGGAAACGGGATGAAAGATAGTTGGGAATCTGCTCTGCTGGCGGATGTTTTATGTGATACTACGTATTACCTGAATTATCCTGCGAGGCAAAAGTATACGGGAAATCTTTACCGATTGAGGAATGATTCCACGTATTCAATTATTCGCGATTATGAGCATGTATTGGCAGTTCTTATGACTATTAGTCAGAGCCTTGCGGATAAAATTACAAAGACGTTAGGTTTATCGGGGTTTTACTATTCATTTAAGATGCCTCCTGTAGATGGTGAAGAGTCGTGTGGTCCTGGTGGAGACCCTGATAGTGACCAGTTATCCAATAAAATAGAGTATAACTATGTAATTGGCAAAGGAGGTACGCGAGAGGAGTATGTTTATCAAGCAAAGACACCTGCGGGCGGATTTAATGTAGACCGTTGCCCAGGATTGTGCGAACCGAATCAGCCCATCTGTGAACCTGTCGATTTCGATTCACTAATGCGAACATTGCAAAAGCGGATACGGGAACTGGGCTTTGAATCGCAATTAGGAGGGTATTCGTTTGACCCAGGAAGCACAGATATTAATGGAGGATATGATGAACAGGCATTATTAATATTTCCTAATGGGATATTGGATAGCGATGAATTTGCCTTAATCAATTTCTACATGACGCGTTCTGAATTAAATCCTATATCGCAACACGTATGTAACGGCTGGAACCGTAATGTATCGCAAATGTATAGTGATTTAGGTGGGGCTTCTGGTCTTATTAATATATTAGCACCAGAATTACACAAAGTATTAGCAGGGTATATGTTGTTAGGAGATGATAATTCTGTATCTGTCCCTATCAAGGCGATATCAACAGCTGTAAACGCACAGGGGATTGACCTCGGTGTGCATATCCCCGATTTGTCGAATTATACCCGATTACCTCATATCCTTGCTTATAATGCAGACCCAGATGGAGATGGTTATTCTAACTTGGAGGAATATCAATGTTTCCGTTTGCGTAGTCGTTGCTGTTATTTACAAGGAGTAACTCGTTCAGATTGGTATCCTTCACCCGAGCAATGTATCGAATTGGAGGGTGAAGGTGAAGAAGAAGGAATTATTGAAGGATTTGTAGAAGGAGAAGGAATTGTTGAAGGAATAAACGAAGGAACAGTTGAGGGAGAAGGAGTCGTAGAAGGGGCAGAGGAAGGAGAGCCTATTAATCCTTGTGCTATAGAACCCTGTTCTATAGTTTGTGGGAATACAGAGCCTATCATGTCTGACTTTGAGTCTGCTTTGGTGTCTATTTATCAGAATCCACTGGTCAATAAAGACCCTGAAATTTCAGATTTAGATGGTAATGGCATTATTGACCGCACCCATGCGAAACTTGTTGATGCAGTACTTGGAAATCCATTTCTTCCTAATCATTGTTGTGTCCGTTCTGCATACGAGACCAACCTGCTACTAACAGAAGAATGGGCGGATGAGGTGCAATCGGTTCAGCCTGTTTTATTCCTCATCATTCCCCGTGATATTGCGGTTCTGGCTATCGCAGGACTTATGACGTTAGGTGAGGAAGCAACAATACGGATTATTACCGATGAACTTGAAAACTCGTCTATTCCGATTCCTGTTCCTGATATAAATGCTTTTGACCGTTCTTCAGAAAGATTTCTGGCTTATAATGGAGATGCAGACTTAGATGGAATTTGTAATTTAGGGGAATATAATGCTGTTGCCACAGAAATTAATGGGGCAGACATTTTTATTACAAATGCTTTAAATCCACAAATAACTTATGATGGAGGTGGTTGTCCTCCATGCATAGAAGGTGAAGGAATAGTGGAGGGGAACCTGGAAGGGGTTATAGAAGGAGGTAATGAAGGAGATAATGAAGGGACAGCCGAGGGAAGTTCCGAAGGCACAAATACAAATGAAGGAGAAGGAATCTCTGAAGGGAGCATAGAAGGGGAAGGAACTGTTGAAGAAGGGGAAATTGAATGTATACAATTTTATCCTTTTGATACGCCTCAGACAATCAGGGATGCAGAAAAGACTATATCACATATTTATGTTGATAAGAATTTTATAATTGAAGATATTGAAATTGGAATTTATGTTATTCATGAGTCGTTGGATCAATTAACTATCTGGTTAGAATCACCACAAGGAGATAGAATATACCTTGCATCCCGCGTAGGTGGCTCATTAAATAGTGCTTATGAAAAAGTGATTTTTGACGACTCGGCTGAACACTCCATAAGTGAAGGGACACCTCCGTTTACAGGGCGATTTAAGCCATTCCAACCGCTATCACCTCTAATCGGCAAGAACGGGATGGGCACATGGAAATTGGTTATATTTGATTGGGTAAGTGGTAAAAGCGGTAGACTTATTGAATGGCGAATAGTTTTCAATCGCTCCTGCGAATTTGAATGGAATACAGGGAATGTTGGAGATGGACGAATATGGCATTCTGCAGATACAAATCATGATTGGAAAATTCAGTTGACAGAACTATTGAGAGTAATACAGTTGTTTAACTCCCGAGGTTTCCACATAGAGGAAGGGACGGAGGATGGTTATGCGCCAGGTTTGGAGGGGTCAAAGGATGGATTACCTCATCACAGCGATTACAATCCGCAAAACTGGCAAATTGAACTTGCAGAATTGTTACGATTAATTCAGTTTTTTAACTATTCTGAAGGCTACTCTCAAGCGCCAGGAAGTGAAGATGGATTTAATCCTGGCACCTCAGGCTTACGTCCTATGTGA
- the pgsA gene encoding CDP-diacylglycerol--glycerol-3-phosphate 3-phosphatidyltransferase, with translation MNINLPNQLSIARCFLAIVFVVFMSFTHWISFSLAYVTFTCAAITDYWDGKIARQTKSVTKFGQLIDPVADKVLMVAAFIMMMKLEELKIPGWCVVVILAREFLVTGIRALAAADGNIIPADPWGKLKTVLQMVYVFVFLLLATTRRFLLDVPLPCIPEDMIQWGDPWLAQASLIAIIFVSFYTLYSGFELIWKNWQSLRLD, from the coding sequence ATGAACATAAATTTACCAAATCAGCTTTCCATTGCCCGTTGTTTCCTTGCTATTGTATTTGTAGTTTTCATGTCCTTTACTCATTGGATTAGCTTCTCCTTAGCCTATGTAACATTTACCTGTGCAGCTATCACGGACTACTGGGATGGAAAAATTGCCCGACAGACAAAGAGCGTTACAAAATTTGGACAATTGATAGACCCTGTTGCTGACAAGGTGCTCATGGTTGCTGCGTTTATTATGATGATGAAACTGGAAGAACTAAAAATTCCCGGATGGTGTGTTGTCGTTATTCTTGCAAGAGAATTTTTAGTGACTGGTATTCGTGCTCTTGCCGCAGCAGATGGAAATATTATTCCCGCAGACCCATGGGGCAAATTAAAAACAGTATTACAAATGGTATATGTTTTTGTGTTTCTACTTCTGGCAACTACTCGGAGGTTCCTTTTAGATGTGCCCTTACCATGTATCCCAGAAGATATGATACAATGGGGTGACCCATGGTTGGCACAGGCCTCCTTAATTGCTATTATTTTCGTTTCTTTTTATACCCTTTATTCTGGATTTGAACTGATATGGAAGAACTGGCAAAGTCTTCGATTAGATTAA
- a CDS encoding DNA translocase FtsK: protein MFYQKNTFTKKMVCTIVFALISAVIFLTVIQDYSYVIERTKRVTSSENPLISINQPFLQRFVNILRVFFGPAIHAIYIIPFLWLIVLWGSTRSFSIIQSVTGLFILLLGLVSFIQAYFYYQTGSYHSDGAIGVVINDILKYFGLIPSLVVSFMLVLAGIFLSLDWFALWIVFSAVQLVTAIFKFNAFAVCKINDVFKKRSKAKQIDTTTDTSSLQLTLPWQHEETKNREKSLLPEVPILDVSENPSCDVIDFSKTKLSSSDTQEHLQETRVAVNETPSFTENKRLSVSPLQDEKKEVLLPFNTGVPNEPIRPVRPSEPKKEVSPSKAPQKDYPKKYTKPPLSLLDEPIPLQIPDYNDQIQERARKLIDTLERFGVKARVTGITRGPTITRFELEPEPGVRVTLFSSHADDITLSLKADRVRVEAPIPGKGKVGIEVPNLVREQVLLRELLESPAIHKHQGRLKLPLGKDIAGEVKVVDLTQMPHLLIAGATGSGKTVFVKALLASLLFQYTPEELRLVLIDPKMVEFSIFNDIPHLLEPVVTDAKKAGEALEILVKEMERRYNLFANTNTRNLEIYNQNIDKGQLELFKKNQDDLFDNDKEDEEPRKLPHIVCIIDELADLMMLQRAAVESAIARLSQLARAVGIHLIVATQRPSVDVITGVIKANFPARISFQVSSRVDSRCILDTIGAEKLIGHGDMLYHNAGLPKPMRIQGAFVSDEEIESLVNYLKSQAPPQYLNSIGSGNRIRKENDFDMDGEDPLFEEAVRVVRETKQASVSLLQRRLRIGYARAGHLIDLMEQRGIVGPHRGSKPREIIGFSPTDGNEIIDNENYYNEDDDDGNGVLV, encoded by the coding sequence ATGTTTTACCAAAAAAATACGTTCACGAAGAAAATGGTATGCACAATCGTTTTTGCACTTATCAGTGCTGTTATATTTTTAACGGTTATACAGGATTATTCATACGTTATAGAGAGAACAAAAAGGGTTACCTCTTCAGAAAATCCTTTAATTTCAATAAATCAACCTTTCCTCCAACGTTTTGTTAACATATTAAGAGTATTTTTTGGTCCTGCAATCCATGCTATCTATATTATTCCCTTCCTCTGGTTAATTGTGTTATGGGGGTCGACACGAAGCTTTTCTATAATTCAGAGTGTTACAGGACTTTTTATTTTACTTTTAGGTTTAGTTAGTTTTATTCAGGCTTATTTCTACTACCAAACGGGTAGTTATCATTCTGACGGGGCTATCGGGGTAGTGATTAACGACATATTAAAGTATTTTGGGTTAATCCCAAGTTTAGTTGTTTCATTTATGTTGGTATTAGCAGGTATATTTTTATCATTGGATTGGTTTGCCTTATGGATTGTTTTTTCGGCTGTACAATTAGTTACTGCCATATTTAAATTCAATGCATTTGCTGTTTGTAAGATAAACGATGTATTTAAGAAAAGAAGCAAAGCAAAACAAATTGATACTACAACAGATACTTCATCTTTACAATTGACTCTCCCTTGGCAACATGAAGAAACAAAAAATAGAGAAAAATCTCTTCTCCCAGAAGTGCCAATCTTGGATGTTTCAGAGAATCCATCCTGTGATGTAATTGATTTTTCTAAGACGAAGTTATCTTCATCTGATACACAAGAACATTTGCAGGAAACTCGTGTGGCTGTGAATGAGACCCCATCCTTTACAGAGAATAAAAGACTATCGGTTTCGCCACTTCAGGATGAAAAAAAAGAAGTTCTATTGCCATTCAATACGGGCGTACCTAATGAACCTATACGTCCAGTTCGTCCTTCAGAACCAAAAAAGGAAGTTTCTCCGAGCAAAGCACCACAAAAAGATTATCCTAAAAAATATACTAAACCGCCGTTAAGTCTATTGGATGAGCCTATTCCATTACAGATTCCAGATTACAACGACCAGATTCAAGAACGAGCCAGAAAACTTATAGACACATTAGAGCGGTTTGGCGTAAAGGCTCGTGTTACAGGGATTACACGTGGACCCACAATCACCCGATTTGAATTAGAGCCGGAGCCCGGAGTTCGTGTTACCCTTTTCTCATCCCATGCAGATGATATTACTCTCTCATTAAAAGCAGACCGAGTTCGTGTTGAAGCCCCTATCCCTGGGAAAGGCAAAGTTGGTATTGAGGTGCCAAATCTGGTTCGCGAACAAGTTTTGCTCCGTGAATTGTTGGAAAGTCCAGCAATACATAAACATCAGGGAAGATTAAAATTACCATTAGGGAAAGATATCGCAGGAGAAGTGAAAGTTGTTGACCTTACACAAATGCCACATCTTCTTATTGCAGGAGCGACTGGTTCAGGGAAAACAGTTTTTGTAAAGGCACTTTTAGCAAGCCTATTATTTCAATACACTCCTGAAGAACTAAGATTAGTATTAATCGACCCAAAGATGGTGGAATTCTCAATATTTAATGATATCCCGCATCTATTGGAACCTGTGGTAACTGATGCGAAAAAAGCAGGCGAAGCCCTTGAAATACTTGTTAAAGAGATGGAACGAAGATACAATTTATTTGCTAACACCAATACCCGAAACCTTGAAATCTATAATCAAAATATAGATAAGGGGCAATTAGAATTATTCAAGAAAAATCAAGATGACTTGTTTGATAATGATAAGGAAGATGAAGAACCCCGTAAACTCCCACATATTGTTTGTATTATTGATGAATTAGCTGATTTGATGATGTTACAGCGTGCTGCAGTGGAAAGTGCAATTGCTCGTCTGTCTCAATTAGCACGTGCAGTAGGAATACATCTTATTGTGGCTACACAACGCCCCTCTGTGGATGTTATTACAGGTGTGATTAAAGCAAATTTTCCCGCCCGAATCTCTTTTCAAGTTTCATCACGAGTTGACTCCCGTTGCATTTTAGATACTATCGGAGCAGAAAAGTTGATTGGACATGGGGATATGTTATACCATAATGCTGGGTTACCGAAACCTATGCGGATTCAGGGTGCATTTGTAAGCGATGAAGAAATAGAATCCTTAGTAAATTATTTGAAATCACAGGCACCACCGCAGTATCTTAATAGCATTGGTTCCGGTAATCGGATAAGAAAAGAAAATGACTTTGATATGGACGGCGAAGACCCATTATTTGAAGAAGCGGTCCGAGTCGTTCGTGAGACAAAACAAGCGTCAGTGTCACTGCTTCAGCGAAGGCTGAGGATTGGATATGCACGTGCTGGTCATCTAATCGACTTGATGGAACAGCGTGGAATTGTAGGTCCACATCGCGGGAGCAAACCACGAGAAATAATCGGGTTTTCTCCCACAGATGGAAATGAGATAATAGATAATGAAAATTATTATAATGAAGATGATGACGATGGAAATGGTGTGTTAGTATAA